The genomic window TTCCAGGTGATCGGTGTGGTCGAGGATGTCCCGTCGATGCGCACGCCGTCGGCCGACCTCTACGCGCCGCTCACGACGCAGAAGTCGAAAGGGTGGGAAGAGGAGTACCTCGGCAACTTCACGCCGGCCTTCCTGCTCGGCCCGGGCGCCAGGCCGGAGGACGTGCGCGCCGAGTTGCACTCACGCCTGTCGACCTGGAAATCCACGCAGTCGCAGTGGAAGACACTGTCGGCGACGCTCGAGACGCCGTTCGACAGCATGGGACGCAGTCTCTATCCAGGAGACACGGACTTCACACGCACCTACGGCGGGTTCCTGCGGGGGATCCTCCTCATCGGTGCGCTGATGTTCATGGCGCTGCCGGCCATCAACCTGGTGAACCTGAATGTGAGCCGAATCATGGAGCGGGCATCGGAGATTGGCGTGCGCAAGGCCTTCGGCGCGTCGAGCCGGACCCTGGTCGTGCAGTTTGTCGTCGAGAACCTGGCACTCACGGTGATCGGCGGGCTGATCGGCTTCCTGCTGGCCGGAGTCGTGCTGCGGGCCATCAACCAGAGTGGACTCATTCCGTACGCCGCACTCGCCCTCAACGCGCGCATCTTCCTGTGGGGCCTGGCACTGGCCATCGCCTTCGGGCTGCTCTCGGGGGTCTATCCCGCCTGGCGCATGTCGCGCGTCCACCCGGTGGTCGCCTTGAAGGGAACGAGGTAGATCATGGCCCTGCACCTGCTGAAGTTGATCTGGAACCGCAAGCGGTCGAATGCCCTGATCATCGCGGAGATCCTGCTGTCGTTCCTCGTGCTCGCGGGCGTGACCACGATCGCGATGCACTACTGGCGGAACTACCAGTCGCCGCTTGGCTTCTCGTACGCGCGCATCTGGGACATCGTCGTGCGCGTGCCCAGGGGGATCGATTCGACACCTGACGTGGAACGCGAGCGCCTCGCGCGCTTCTCACGCCTGGTGGACGCCGTCCGCCAGATGCCAGAAGTGGAATCGGTGAGCCACATCGAACTGCCGACGTTCCGCAACTGGCAGTGGAACAGCGACTTCAACCTGCCCGACGGGCGTGAGGTCGCGTTCAACGGCAATCGCGGCGGCGACGATCTGGCCGAGACACTGTCGATCCCGGTGGTCGACGGCCGATGGTTCTCGCGCGAGGACACGGGGCAGAGCTGGGAGCCTGTCGTGATCAACGCGGCGATGGCGCGCCATGTCTTCGGCACCGAGCAGGCGGCAGGCAAGACGATACCGCGCGGGGAGAGACCGGGCCGGCGGAGCAGTGGTCCTCCGCAGCGGCCGCAGCGTGTCGTGGGCGTCATTCAGGACTTCCGGCAGTTCGGGGAGTACTCCACGCCAGCCAACTACCTGTTCGTGCGCAATGACATCGTGTCCGCGTCGCAGCCGCCCACGCCGGGATCCCGCACCGCAGCGGAGACCGGTGCCCGCGGCGACGGCACCTCCGCGACGCCCGATGGGTCGGCCGACAGCGACCGCGTCGACGCACGGCTGCCCAACGCCATCGTCGTGCGCGTCCGCCCTGGCGTCACCGCGGAGTTCGAGGAGCGGCTGGTGACGACGTTGCAGGCCATGGCGCCGGACTGGAGCTTCGGCATGAAGCCGACCGCGGATGTGCGGACCGAGTACCTGCGCAGCACCTACCTGACGCCGCTGGCCATCATGGGAATGGTCGCCGGATTCCTGTTGCTGATGGTGGCACTCGGCCTGAGCGGCGTGCTCTGGCAGAACGTGACGCAGCGGATTCGCGAACTCGGCCTGCGCCGCGCGAAGGGCGCCGACCGCGCGCGCATCAGGCGGCAGATCCTCGCCGAGATCGCACTGATGACCAGCATCGGCATCGTCGCCGGAGGGCTCCTGCTGGCGCAACTGCCGATGCTCGGCTGGCTGGGAGTCGTGCCAGTGAGTGTGTTCGTGGCCAGCCTCCTCCTCGCCGCGACACTGCTGACGCTGTTGACGACGTTCTGCGGCTGGTATCCCGCCTTGCTCGCCACCCGCATCCCGCCCGCGGACGCGTTGCGGTATGAATAGACCTGCATGCATCCGATCCTCATCGTCGACGATGACGACGCCGTGCGGGCGTCGCTGGCGTTGCTGCTGAAGCAGGCCGGCCTGAAGACGCACGCCGTGGGCACGCCGGATGCGGCGTTGGCGTGGCTTGCCGCACATCAGTGCGCGCTCGTGCTGCAGGACATGAACTTCTCGCGACGCACGTCTGGCGACGAAGGCATCGACCTGCTGCGACGCGTGCGAGAGGCGCATCCATCGCTTCCGGTAATCCTCATCACCGCGTGGGGGTCCATCGCGCTCGCCGTCGAGGGCATGCGGCTCGGCGCGGCGGACTTCGTGACCAAGCCGTGGACCAACGCCGCGCTGCTCCAGACGGTGCGCACGGCGCTCGGTGTGGCAGGCGCGACAGCGGGTCCAGACACCACGCCGATCACGCGCGACGATCTCGACGCCAGCTTCGACTTCGACGCCATCGTCACGGCCGATCCCCGCATGCTCGCGCTGCTGCGCCTCGTGGGTCGCGTGGCGGCCACCGATGCGTCCGTGTTGATCACGGGAGAGAGCGGAACGGGTAAGGAACTCGTTGCAGACGCGCTGCACCGCAACAGTCATCGCCGGCGCAAGCCGTTCGTGAAGGTGAACCTGGGCGGCGTGTCGGCGTCGCTCTTCGAGAGCGAGATGTTCGGGCACGTGCGCGGCGCGTTCACCGACGCGCGGCACGACAGGCAGGGTCGCTTCGATCTCGCCGACGAGGGCACGATCTTCCTCGACGAGATCGGCGACCTCGACGCGTCGTCGCAGGTGAAGCTGCTGCGCGTGCTCCATGACCGTACGTACGAAGCGCTCGGCTCGAGCCAGCCGCGCACGGTGGACGTTCGCGTGGTGGCCGCCACCAATCGCTCGCTGCCGGACATGGTACGCCGCGGGGAGTTCCGCGAGGACCTGCTCTATCGCATCAACCTCATCACGGTGCCGCTGCCGGCGCTGCGCGAACGGGCCGGCGACATTCCGCTGCTCGCGCGGCGGTTCGTGCAGGCCATCGCGCAGCAGCAGGGGCGCGATACGTTGACGCTCGGCCCCGGTGCCATCCGGTGGCTGCAGGCACAGCCCTGGCCGGGCAACATCAGGCAGCTCAAACAGTGGATCGAGCGCGCCGCGCTGGTCGCACCGGGACCGGTACTCGATGTCGCTGACTTCGAAGCGACGGCTTCCATGGAGCGCACCGCGCCATCGTCAGGTCCCGACACGCTGCCCGCCGTAGGCAGCATGACGATGGAGGAGATCGAACGCGCGATGATCCTCAAGTCGCTGCGACACCATGGCGGCAACCTGAGTCGCGTGGCCGACTCGCTGGGCTTCAGCCGCGCCGCGCTGTATCGTCGACTGGAGAAATACGGAATCTCGGTGTGACGCTGCGGCGCCTCTTCTACGCGTACCTCCTCGCGCTGCACGCCGTGGCCGCCGTCCTCGCGTGGCACGTCGCCGGTGACGTGCCGTGGCGAGTGCTGCTCATCGAGGCAGGACTCGTGGCGTCGGCCCTCGCCGGCATGTGGCTCGTGGACCGCCTGCTCCGCGCGCACGCGCTCGTGCAAGAGAGCGCGCAACTGCTCGAAGAGAGCGACTACACCACGCGCTTCAGGCCAACCGGACAGGTCGAGATCGATCGCCTGATCGCGATCTACAACAGGATGGCCGACGCCCTGCGCGCCGAGCGCGTGCGCGTACGGGAGCAACACCACTTCCTGCAGAGCCTGCTCGATGTCTCGCCGTCGGGTGCCGTGATCCTCGATCACGACGGACGCGTGGGCTTCCTCAACCCCGCCGCCCGGCGGTTGCTCGGGCCCGATGTGGAGCCCGGCGTGATGGCCGCGTCGACGGGCAAGCTGCTCGGTAACGTCATGGTCGCGCTCGATGCGTCTGCATCGGCGATCGTCACGCTGGGTGGGGGCCGCCGCGCGAAGGCGAGCCGCGGCTCGTTCATGGATCGCGGGTTCAGCCGTACGTTCCTGCTCGTCGAGGAATTGACCGACGAACTGCGCCAGGCCGAGCGCGCGGCCTACGAGAAGCTGATTCGCATGCTGTCGCACGAGGTGAACAACTCGGTGGCCGCGTCGAATTCCCTGCTCACATCGTGTCTGGTGCTCGCACAGCAACTGCCGGAGGAGTCGCGCGCCGATCTGGATGGCGCGCTGCGCGTGGTGATGACGCGCACCGGGCAACTCGGTGCGTTCATGAAAGCGTTCGCCGACGTCGTGCGACTGCCGGAGCCACGGCTGGCATCGTGCGACGTCAATGCGCTGCTCGAACACCTGTGCCGCCTCATGGCCGCGGACGCCGCGAGCCGCGGCATCGCGCTCGACATGTCGCTCGCTTCCATCCCTTCGGTGTCCCTCGATCGCATGCTCATGGAGCAGGCCCTGGTCAACATCGTCAAGAACGCGATCGAGGCGGTGGACCGCGGCGGGCGCGTGATCGTCCGCACGGGCATGAGCGGCACGCAACCGTTCATCCAGATCGAAGACACCGGCCCCGGCCTTGCGCCGGAAGTCCAGGCACACCTCTTCACGCCGTTCTTCAGCACCAAGGAGTCGGGTCAGGGTATCGGCCTCACGCTGGTGCAGGAAATCCTGACGCGCCACGGCTTCGCCTTCTCGCTCGACGGCCCGCCAGGTGGCCCGACACGTTTCACGATCTGGATGGGATGCGAGGCCGGCAACGGGCAACCGGCAACCCGCAACCGGCAAGACACGATGGAGTGAACGGGCGGCAGTGACTGTGGGGACATCGCGTCCCGGCGCGGGTGGTGACGGACGGTGTGGGCGACCGGTTGCCGGTTTTGCCGGTTGCCGGCCGTTCCGCATTACCCTTTCCGCATGCTGCACCCGCATCGGTACTTCGACCCGGACCCTGCCACGCGGAAGATCGCGATCGACCTCTATACACAGGTGGAGTCGCTGCCGCTCGTCTGCCCGCACGGACACGTCGAGCCGGCGCTCCTGGCGGGCAACGCGCGCTTCCCCGATCCGGCGACGCTGCTCGTCATCCCCGACCACTACGTGACGCGCATGCTGTACTCGCAGGGCATCGCGCTCGAGCGGCTGGGCATTCCCACGCGCGACGGCACACCGGTCGAGACGGATCCCAGGCGAATCTGGCAACTCTTCGCCGACCACTTCCATCTGTATCGCGGCACGCCGACCGGCGGATGGCTGAAGCACGAGTTCGAAGGCGTCTTCGGCATCACCGAGCCCCTCAACGGCGCGAACGCGATGGCCATCTACGACCATCTCGACGCGTGCCTCTCGCAACCCGAGTATCTGCCGCGTGCACTCTACGAGCGCTTCGGCATCGAGGTGCTCTGCACCACCGATGCCGCGGGTGACACGCTCGAACACCACAAGGCGATGCGCGACGAAGGCTGGGGCAACGTGCGGCCGACGTTCAGGCCCGACATGGCCGTCACGCTCTCGCACCCGTCGTGGCACGCGGAGATCGATCGCATCGGTGCGCTCACAGGCGAGTCGATGTCCACGTACGCCTCGTTCATCCGCGGACTCGAGTCACGCCGCGCCGCGTTCAAGGCGCTCGGCGCCACCGCCACAGATCACGCCGTCGTCGTGCCCTACACCGAGCGGCTGGACGATGGCGAGGCTGGTGCGCTCTATGAGCGTGCACTCGCCGGACGCGCGAGCCAGGCCGACTCGGACCGCTTCGGCGCGCACATGCTGATGGAACTGGCGCGCATGAGCGTGGAAGACGGCCTCGTGATGCAGTTGCACCCGGGCAGCTTCAGGAACCACAACACCCGCATCTTCGACCGCTTCGGCCCCGATCGCGGGTGCGACATTCCGCTCGCCACCGAGTACACGCGCAACCTGCACGCGCTGCTCGACGCGTGCGGCAACGAGCCCGGATTCACACTCGTGCTCTTCACGCTCGACGAGACCACGTACAGCCGCGAGCTCGCACCACTCGCCGGACACTACCCCGCCGTGGTACTCGGTCCGCCGTGGTGGTTCCACGACAGCGTCGAAGGCATGCTGCGCTTCCGCCACATGGCCACCGAGACGGCCGGCTTCTACAACACGGCTGGCTTCAACGACGACACGCGCGCGTTCCCGTCGATCCCCGCCCGCCACGATGTCGCCCGCCGCGTGGACGCGACATTCCTGGCGCAACTTGTCACGCGTCACGTGATCGACGAGTCGGAGGCACACGACGTAATCGGTGAGCTCGCTACGGGACTGGTGCGCCGCGTATATCGACTCGGTGACTGAAGCTGGCTCGAACGGTGACACCGGTCCCTCACGGCGCTGGCGTAGAATGACGGTCGTGTCCGACATTCGTGTATTGGCCGACGCGTTGTACGCCGAGGAGATTGCACGGGCACGCGCGATGAGTCCCGAGGACAAGCTGCTCGAAGGCCCGCGCCTCTTCGACCGGGCCTGCCGTCTGATGGCCGTCGGAATCCGCCACGAACACCCACAACTCGACGAAGCCGCCGTGCAAGCCCTGGTACGCGAGCGACTGGCCATTGCCGACAGGCTCGAGGGTCGTGAACGCTGACGAGGCGGTCGTCGCCGTACTCATGGCACACGGGCGTTGCTGGAGGAGATTCGGCAGTCGGTGCCGTGAGGCGCGGGGTCATCGGCAACCACAGCCAGCCGTCCTGTACACTGGCCCGCGTGTCGCGCCTGGTCGTCTCTCTTGCGCTGCTGGCGGCATCCGTCGCGTGCTCGCGCGAACCTGCGTCTCCGGGCATGGCAGGGGCACCTCCCGTGACCGACATCCATTCGTTCGCGCGGCCGGCAGACGCGCGCGTGACGCACGTCTCGCTCGACCTGACGGCAGACTTCGACGCGCACGTCCTCTCCGGAAGCGCGACGTTGACCTTCGAGCGCCGGCCCGGCGTGCGTGAACTGGTCCTCGACACGCGCGGCCTCGACATCGCGCGCGTCGTCGATCACCGGTACGAAGCGGTGTCGTTCACGCTGCAACCGGCTGTGGAGCACCTCGGACAGGCGCTCACGATCGCGCTGCCGACTACAGGCGATCGCGTGCGCGTCGAGTACCGCACGCGGCCAGACGCCGCGGCACTCCAGTGGCTCACGCCCGCGCAGACAGCCGGCAAGCGATACCCGTACCTCTATTCGCAGGGCCAGGCGATCCTCACGCGCACCTGGATCCCGACGCAGGACAGCCCCGGCATCCGCCAGACGTACGACGCGGCGATCACCGTGCCGCGTCCGCTGAAGGCAGTGATGGCCGCGGAGATGCTGACGCCCGACGGCGAGGGCGCCGGCGACACGCGCACGTTCAGGTTCCGCATGGAGCAGGCGATCCCGCCGTACCTGATCGCGCTGGCGGCGGGCGACATCGCGTTCCGGCAGCTCGGGCCACGCACCGGCGTCTACACGGAACCGGTGGTGCTGGATCGCGCGGCGAACGAACTCGACGACATCGAACGCATGGTCTCTGCCGCCGAAACGCTGGGTGGACCGTATCGCTGGGGACGCTTCGACGTCCTCGTGCTCCCGCCGTCGTTCCCGTTCGGCGGCATGGAGAACCCACGACTCACGTTCGCCACGCCGACGATCCTCGCCGGCGATCGCTCGCTCGTCTCCCTCCTCGCGCACGAGCTCGCGCATTCGTGGTCGGGCAACCTCGTGACCAACGCGACGTGGGGCGACTTCTGGCTCAACGAAGGCGTCACCACGTACTTCGAGAACCGGATCATGGAGGCGCTCTACGGGCCCGAACGCGCGCAGATGCTGGCCAGTCTCGGCCGCGGCGAACTGACGCGCGAGATGGCGGCGCTGCCGGCAGCCGACACGAAGCTCGCCCTCGATCTCCAGGGCCGCGACCCTGACGATGGGATGACGTCGGTGGCGTACGAGAAGGGTGCAGCGCTGCTCCACACGATCGAGCGCGCCGTGGGTCGCGATCGCTTCGACCCGTGGCTGCGCGGCTACTTCAACCGGCATGCGTTCACGTCGATCACGGCGCAGCAGTTCGTGACCGACCTCGAACAGGAGCTGTTTCAGGGCGACGAAGCCCTGCGCAACCGCCTCGCCGTGCGGGAGTGGATCGAGGAGCCTGGCCTGCCGGCGTCGGCAGCACCTGCGCAGTCGCCGGCCTTCGCGCAAGTGGATGCCGAGGCACAGCGATTCGCCGGCGGCGCGCGCGCAGCGTCACTCGCCGTCACGCGGTGGACGCCGCAGCAGTGGCAGCACTTCCTCGAACGGCTTCGGTCGATCGCGCTCACGCACGCACAACTGCGCGATCTCGACACGACGTTCTCGCTGAGCGCGTCCGGCAACAGCGAGATCCTGTTCGCGTGGCTGCGCGTGGCGGTGGCACGACAGCACGATCCCGCCGTGCCGGCGCTCGAACGGTTCCTCTCCGGGCAGGGGCGCCGCAAGTACCTGCGCCCGCTCTACGAGGATCTGATGCAGACGCCGTGGGGTCAGCCGATCGCGCGACGTACGTACGCGCAGGCCCGCGCGTCGTATCACGCCGTCTCGGCACGAACGCTCGACGCCATCGTCACCGGCGAATCGCGATGAAGATCGCGACGTGGAACGTCAACGGCATTCGCGCGAGGGGCGCGCAGGTCGAGCAATGGCTCGACGCCGAGCAGCCGGACATCCTCTGCCTCCAGGAGATCAAGGCGTCGCCGGAGCAGGTGCCCATCACGCTCGCCGCACGCGACGACTACTGGTCCTGCTGGCACGGGAACGGCGGCTACTCCGGCGTGGCGCTGCTGGTGCGTCGCGGGTTCGTGGCGGCGGACAGCCAGCCGGTGCACCCCGCGTTCGACTTCGAGTGCCGCGTGGCGAGCGTGACGCATGACGACATCGACGTCATGAGCGTGTACGTGCCGAACGGCGGGAAGGACTTCGCCGCGAAGATGCAGTTCCTCCAAGCGCTGGGCAATCACGTGGCCGA from Acidobacteriota bacterium includes these protein-coding regions:
- a CDS encoding ABC transporter permease codes for the protein MLASYLTLAWKVLARRKVFTAISLFGTSFTLVVLTVAVALFDHTLSPMPPEVNLNRTLVMNRARMQGDGNTWQSAPGYRLIHEYARRLPGVELMTVQTEGSLAVSFVDGRKIESTLKHTDAEFWRVYQFVFLEGSPYVDADVESARLSLVINETSRKRFFGGQAALGRYIDADGQRFQVIGVVEDVPSMRTPSADLYAPLTTQKSKGWEEEYLGNFTPAFLLGPGARPEDVRAELHSRLSTWKSTQSQWKTLSATLETPFDSMGRSLYPGDTDFTRTYGGFLRGILLIGALMFMALPAINLVNLNVSRIMERASEIGVRKAFGASSRTLVVQFVVENLALTVIGGLIGFLLAGVVLRAINQSGLIPYAALALNARIFLWGLALAIAFGLLSGVYPAWRMSRVHPVVALKGTR
- a CDS encoding FtsX-like permease family protein; this encodes MALHLLKLIWNRKRSNALIIAEILLSFLVLAGVTTIAMHYWRNYQSPLGFSYARIWDIVVRVPRGIDSTPDVERERLARFSRLVDAVRQMPEVESVSHIELPTFRNWQWNSDFNLPDGREVAFNGNRGGDDLAETLSIPVVDGRWFSREDTGQSWEPVVINAAMARHVFGTEQAAGKTIPRGERPGRRSSGPPQRPQRVVGVIQDFRQFGEYSTPANYLFVRNDIVSASQPPTPGSRTAAETGARGDGTSATPDGSADSDRVDARLPNAIVVRVRPGVTAEFEERLVTTLQAMAPDWSFGMKPTADVRTEYLRSTYLTPLAIMGMVAGFLLLMVALGLSGVLWQNVTQRIRELGLRRAKGADRARIRRQILAEIALMTSIGIVAGGLLLAQLPMLGWLGVVPVSVFVASLLLAATLLTLLTTFCGWYPALLATRIPPADALRYE
- a CDS encoding sigma-54-dependent Fis family transcriptional regulator, with the translated sequence MHPILIVDDDDAVRASLALLLKQAGLKTHAVGTPDAALAWLAAHQCALVLQDMNFSRRTSGDEGIDLLRRVREAHPSLPVILITAWGSIALAVEGMRLGAADFVTKPWTNAALLQTVRTALGVAGATAGPDTTPITRDDLDASFDFDAIVTADPRMLALLRLVGRVAATDASVLITGESGTGKELVADALHRNSHRRRKPFVKVNLGGVSASLFESEMFGHVRGAFTDARHDRQGRFDLADEGTIFLDEIGDLDASSQVKLLRVLHDRTYEALGSSQPRTVDVRVVAATNRSLPDMVRRGEFREDLLYRINLITVPLPALRERAGDIPLLARRFVQAIAQQQGRDTLTLGPGAIRWLQAQPWPGNIRQLKQWIERAALVAPGPVLDVADFEATASMERTAPSSGPDTLPAVGSMTMEEIERAMILKSLRHHGGNLSRVADSLGFSRAALYRRLEKYGISV
- a CDS encoding PAS domain-containing protein; this encodes MTLRRLFYAYLLALHAVAAVLAWHVAGDVPWRVLLIEAGLVASALAGMWLVDRLLRAHALVQESAQLLEESDYTTRFRPTGQVEIDRLIAIYNRMADALRAERVRVREQHHFLQSLLDVSPSGAVILDHDGRVGFLNPAARRLLGPDVEPGVMAASTGKLLGNVMVALDASASAIVTLGGGRRAKASRGSFMDRGFSRTFLLVEELTDELRQAERAAYEKLIRMLSHEVNNSVAASNSLLTSCLVLAQQLPEESRADLDGALRVVMTRTGQLGAFMKAFADVVRLPEPRLASCDVNALLEHLCRLMAADAASRGIALDMSLASIPSVSLDRMLMEQALVNIVKNAIEAVDRGGRVIVRTGMSGTQPFIQIEDTGPGLAPEVQAHLFTPFFSTKESGQGIGLTLVQEILTRHGFAFSLDGPPGGPTRFTIWMGCEAGNGQPATRNRQDTME
- the uxaC gene encoding glucuronate isomerase — its product is MLHPHRYFDPDPATRKIAIDLYTQVESLPLVCPHGHVEPALLAGNARFPDPATLLVIPDHYVTRMLYSQGIALERLGIPTRDGTPVETDPRRIWQLFADHFHLYRGTPTGGWLKHEFEGVFGITEPLNGANAMAIYDHLDACLSQPEYLPRALYERFGIEVLCTTDAAGDTLEHHKAMRDEGWGNVRPTFRPDMAVTLSHPSWHAEIDRIGALTGESMSTYASFIRGLESRRAAFKALGATATDHAVVVPYTERLDDGEAGALYERALAGRASQADSDRFGAHMLMELARMSVEDGLVMQLHPGSFRNHNTRIFDRFGPDRGCDIPLATEYTRNLHALLDACGNEPGFTLVLFTLDETTYSRELAPLAGHYPAVVLGPPWWFHDSVEGMLRFRHMATETAGFYNTAGFNDDTRAFPSIPARHDVARRVDATFLAQLVTRHVIDESEAHDVIGELATGLVRRVYRLGD
- a CDS encoding M1 family metallopeptidase, producing the protein MAGAPPVTDIHSFARPADARVTHVSLDLTADFDAHVLSGSATLTFERRPGVRELVLDTRGLDIARVVDHRYEAVSFTLQPAVEHLGQALTIALPTTGDRVRVEYRTRPDAAALQWLTPAQTAGKRYPYLYSQGQAILTRTWIPTQDSPGIRQTYDAAITVPRPLKAVMAAEMLTPDGEGAGDTRTFRFRMEQAIPPYLIALAAGDIAFRQLGPRTGVYTEPVVLDRAANELDDIERMVSAAETLGGPYRWGRFDVLVLPPSFPFGGMENPRLTFATPTILAGDRSLVSLLAHELAHSWSGNLVTNATWGDFWLNEGVTTYFENRIMEALYGPERAQMLASLGRGELTREMAALPAADTKLALDLQGRDPDDGMTSVAYEKGAALLHTIERAVGRDRFDPWLRGYFNRHAFTSITAQQFVTDLEQELFQGDEALRNRLAVREWIEEPGLPASAAPAQSPAFAQVDAEAQRFAGGARAASLAVTRWTPQQWQHFLERLRSIALTHAQLRDLDTTFSLSASGNSEILFAWLRVAVARQHDPAVPALERFLSGQGRRKYLRPLYEDLMQTPWGQPIARRTYAQARASYHAVSARTLDAIVTGESR
- the xth gene encoding exodeoxyribonuclease III; translation: MKIATWNVNGIRARGAQVEQWLDAEQPDILCLQEIKASPEQVPITLAARDDYWSCWHGNGGYSGVALLVRRGFVAADSQPVHPAFDFECRVASVTHDDIDVMSVYVPNGGKDFAAKMQFLQALGNHVADVHRNGRRVILCGDLNVALTDLDLHPKERKPGAIGQRPDERALLQQIIDIGLTDVHRAQHPDDEGLFTWWAPWRNLRQRNIGWRIDYVLATASIGADATRAECQREFGTSDHAPLVVEFS